One segment of Rhodopirellula baltica SH 1 DNA contains the following:
- a CDS encoding NADP-dependent methylenetetrahydromethanopterin/methylenetetrahydrofolate dehydrogenase: protein MPSKKFPSPATVATMSKKILLQLDVDPHPSSFDSVVAVDAGVDHLLQYGNVQSEAVESLVHGAMFTRGGDDLKNSALFIGGNDVVKAEAIFRSVQKAFFGPVRVSVMLDASGCNTTAAAAVASASKHVSLNGCTAVVLGGTGPVGRRVAQMLARQNADVLLTSRSLNRAEIACKEIGEHVNSGNLEAAAPETPDDFRALLERADVIIASGAAGVELASKELIDSLSKLRVAIDLNAVPPAGLGGVEAFDKAKLLHEGDEDGPVAYGPIGVGGLKMRTHKAAIAKLFTSNSLVLDADEIYDLTIEQMNR from the coding sequence TTGCCTTCAAAGAAGTTTCCCTCACCAGCAACGGTCGCGACGATGTCTAAGAAAATCCTTCTTCAACTGGACGTGGATCCTCATCCCAGTTCGTTCGATTCGGTGGTCGCGGTGGATGCGGGCGTCGATCACTTGCTTCAGTACGGCAACGTACAGAGCGAAGCGGTCGAGTCGCTGGTCCACGGAGCGATGTTCACCCGGGGCGGCGACGACCTGAAGAATTCGGCTCTGTTCATCGGTGGAAACGACGTCGTGAAAGCCGAAGCGATCTTTCGCAGTGTCCAAAAGGCATTCTTTGGGCCCGTCCGTGTGTCGGTGATGTTGGACGCATCGGGATGCAACACGACCGCCGCCGCTGCGGTTGCCTCCGCCTCCAAGCACGTGTCTCTAAACGGATGCACGGCGGTGGTCCTGGGAGGCACCGGTCCGGTTGGCCGTCGTGTCGCACAAATGCTGGCACGGCAAAACGCCGACGTGTTGCTGACAAGCCGATCGCTCAACCGTGCCGAGATCGCCTGCAAAGAAATCGGCGAGCACGTCAACTCGGGCAACCTCGAAGCTGCCGCTCCCGAAACCCCAGATGACTTCAGAGCTTTGCTGGAACGAGCCGATGTGATTATCGCCAGCGGAGCCGCCGGCGTGGAGTTGGCTTCGAAGGAGTTGATCGACAGTTTGTCCAAGCTACGAGTTGCCATCGACCTCAACGCGGTGCCACCCGCCGGACTCGGAGGCGTCGAAGCGTTCGACAAAGCCAAGCTGCTTCATGAAGGGGACGAGGATGGTCCCGTGGCGTATGGTCCGATCGGTGTCGGCGGTTTGAAAATGCGGACTCACAAAGCCGCAATCGCCAAACTCTTCACCTCGAACTCTCTAGTTTTAGACGCCGACGAAATCTACGACTTGACGATCGAACAAATGAATCGTTGA